The following proteins are co-located in the Deinococcus metallilatus genome:
- a CDS encoding cysteine desulfurase-like protein yields MNFDTLRAQFPPLASGRAYLDNAAGGLLPLRSIAAVTEHLTRYGATNAMPGHAPGREVLALKKRAREGTALFLNADAEDVALGPSTTALTFRLAAAFARLWGPGDEVILSGLEHEANASPWRELERVGVTVRVWHARQPEMRLHPDDLAALLSPRTRLVAVTASSNALGVRVDIPAVTAQVRAAGAWTVVDAVHAAPHAFPDMQAWGADFVAFSPYKVWGPHLGALWVAPQHRARLPWPKLSFVPPGDITGIEYGTPQFELLAGWLGTLDYLRELGGHAVLTRAALEAASAHIAELERPITENLLSGLLNAPGVTVYGPHSTQDRVGTVAFRVEGEAPELTAARLSAEGVDVAAGHFYAVQPLKDLGLYPQGVVRASIAHYTSLEDVELLLEGLMRD; encoded by the coding sequence ATGAACTTCGACACCCTCCGGGCGCAGTTCCCGCCGCTCGCCTCCGGCCGCGCGTACCTCGACAACGCGGCGGGCGGGCTGCTGCCGCTGCGCTCAATCGCGGCGGTCACGGAACATCTCACGCGCTACGGGGCCACGAACGCGATGCCGGGGCACGCGCCGGGCCGGGAAGTCCTGGCCCTGAAGAAGCGCGCCCGGGAAGGAACCGCCCTCTTCCTGAATGCGGACGCCGAGGATGTCGCCCTGGGGCCGAGCACCACCGCCCTGACTTTCCGGCTGGCGGCGGCTTTCGCGCGGCTGTGGGGCCCCGGCGACGAGGTGATCCTCAGCGGCCTGGAGCACGAGGCGAACGCGAGTCCCTGGCGGGAGCTGGAGCGGGTGGGGGTGACCGTGCGGGTCTGGCACGCGCGGCAGCCCGAGATGCGCCTGCACCCGGACGATCTCGCGGCCCTGCTCTCGCCCCGGACACGGCTGGTGGCAGTCACGGCGTCCAGCAATGCCCTGGGCGTCAGGGTAGATATTCCGGCGGTCACGGCACAGGTGCGGGCAGCAGGAGCGTGGACCGTGGTGGACGCTGTCCACGCCGCCCCGCACGCCTTCCCCGACATGCAGGCCTGGGGTGCGGACTTCGTCGCCTTCAGTCCCTACAAGGTGTGGGGGCCGCACCTGGGGGCGCTGTGGGTGGCGCCGCAGCACCGCGCACGCCTGCCCTGGCCCAAGTTGAGTTTCGTCCCGCCGGGGGACATCACCGGGATCGAGTACGGCACACCGCAGTTTGAACTGCTGGCCGGGTGGCTGGGCACCCTCGACTATCTGCGTGAACTTGGCGGGCACGCGGTCCTCACCCGCGCGGCGCTGGAGGCGGCCTCCGCCCATATCGCGGAACTGGAACGGCCCATCACGGAGAACCTGCTTTCCGGCCTGCTGAACGCGCCCGGTGTCACGGTCTACGGTCCCCACAGCACGCAGGACCGCGTCGGGACCGTCGCCTTCCGCGTGGAGGGCGAGGCGCCCGAGCTGACCGCCGCCCGGCTCTCGGCGGAGGGGGTGGACGTGGCCGCCGGGCACTTCTACGCGGTGCAGCCGCTCAAGGACCTGGGGCTGTATCCGCAGGGTGTGGTGCGCGCCAGCATCGCGCATTACACGAGCCTGGAGGATGTCGAGCTCCTGCTGGAAGGGCTGATGCGGGACTGA
- a CDS encoding benzoate/H(+) symporter BenE family transporter, whose amino-acid sequence MTALTDLRRDASASAVTAGFVAVVVGAASSIGLLVGAARDFGLTHGQTVSWVLACYLAISVSGFALTWRHRAPVKMAWTTPGLALVASLAASHGMHYAEVLGAYVLSALLMTGLGVTGAFERVTARIPPALANALLAGVLLPFVLGAFKALPQAPLPVGGMLLVFLAGRAWFPRWAVPTALLAGAGLSLAVGAVSPLTGGGLGRLVWTTPQFSLRGVLTLALPLTVLNLASQQLPGVAVLRACGFARVPTSPLITWSGVASLLSAPFGAHTTTLAAITAAIAAGEEAHADPERRWVAGLSASFFYLLLGVFAGWVVGAVGAVPAPVVAALAGLALVSTTLASVTAALTDDRGREAAFLTLAVTASGVTFLGVGSAVWGLVLGGGLAWTLGRR is encoded by the coding sequence ATGACGGCCCTGACTGACCTGCGGCGGGACGCTTCCGCCTCGGCGGTGACGGCGGGCTTCGTGGCGGTGGTGGTCGGCGCGGCGAGCAGCATCGGCCTGCTGGTGGGGGCGGCGCGCGACTTCGGGCTGACGCACGGCCAGACGGTGAGCTGGGTGCTGGCCTGCTACCTCGCCATCAGCGTGTCGGGCTTCGCGCTGACCTGGCGGCACCGCGCCCCCGTCAAGATGGCCTGGACGACGCCGGGCCTCGCGCTCGTCGCGTCCCTGGCCGCCTCGCACGGGATGCACTATGCGGAGGTGCTGGGCGCCTACGTGCTGAGCGCGCTGCTGATGACCGGCCTGGGGGTGACGGGCGCCTTCGAGCGGGTCACGGCCCGCATTCCCCCGGCGCTGGCGAACGCGCTGCTGGCCGGGGTGCTGCTGCCGTTCGTGCTGGGGGCGTTCAAGGCGCTGCCGCAGGCGCCGTTGCCGGTGGGCGGAATGCTGCTGGTGTTTCTGGCCGGGCGGGCCTGGTTCCCGCGCTGGGCGGTTCCGACGGCGCTGCTGGCGGGGGCGGGGCTGTCGCTGGCGGTGGGAGCGGTGTCGCCGCTGACGGGAGGCGGCCTGGGCAGGCTGGTGTGGACGACGCCCCAGTTCAGCCTGCGCGGCGTGCTGACCCTCGCGCTGCCGCTGACGGTGCTGAACCTCGCCTCGCAGCAGCTCCCGGGGGTGGCGGTGCTGCGGGCCTGCGGTTTTGCCCGCGTGCCGACCTCGCCGCTGATCACGTGGTCGGGCGTGGCGAGCCTGCTGTCTGCCCCGTTCGGCGCACACACCACCACCCTCGCGGCGATCACGGCGGCCATCGCGGCGGGCGAGGAGGCGCACGCCGATCCTGAGCGGCGCTGGGTCGCGGGCCTGAGTGCCTCCTTCTTCTATCTGCTGCTGGGTGTGTTCGCGGGCTGGGTGGTCGGCGCGGTGGGAGCCGTGCCTGCCCCGGTGGTGGCGGCGCTGGCGGGCCTGGCCCTCGTCTCCACCACGCTGGCGAGCGTCACGGCCGCACTGACGGACGACCGGGGACGCGAGGCGGCCTTCCTCACGCTGGCGGTCACGGCGAGCGGCGTGACCTTTCTGGGCGTGGGGAGCGCCGTCTGGGGGCTGGTGCTGGGGGGCGGACTGGCCTGGACGCTGGGGCGGCGGTAG
- a CDS encoding PhzF family phenazine biosynthesis protein, producing the protein MTSAVAPALYRVLSPPRSEGGKTVAVFFDANGDLQARAAIAEAPLSVFVEAADVGSVTLRVFTPTKEKGSSDSGALAALACLQARGELLDVVDVRMGEEVLPAQLCGGEWLLRQGDVKVTDTAAVDLSPIGIEARSIQVASVGRPNLVVEAADFTALEAFQADAEAIAAVNRATGTTGLILYAPSGPDRAEVSFRAFGPLKGFLEDSASSNMFACLVGTLGAQGRLPTDTNMLRGAQRMPGAPSRLTAQFTAVPDGAADVWVGGRAERLSP; encoded by the coding sequence ATGACTTCCGCCGTTGCCCCCGCCCTCTACCGCGTCCTCTCCCCTCCCCGTTCGGAAGGCGGCAAAACGGTGGCCGTCTTCTTCGACGCAAACGGCGACCTTCAGGCCAGAGCCGCCATTGCCGAGGCACCGCTAAGTGTGTTCGTGGAGGCGGCGGACGTGGGGAGCGTGACCTTGAGGGTCTTTACGCCGACGAAAGAGAAGGGCAGCTCGGACTCCGGCGCCCTGGCGGCCCTCGCCTGCCTGCAAGCGCGGGGCGAACTGCTGGACGTGGTGGATGTGCGAATGGGCGAGGAGGTGCTACCCGCCCAACTGTGCGGCGGGGAATGGCTGCTGCGTCAGGGGGATGTGAAGGTGACAGACACTGCGGCGGTGGACCTCTCCCCCATCGGAATCGAGGCCAGGAGCATTCAGGTCGCGTCGGTAGGCCGCCCGAATCTGGTGGTGGAAGCCGCGGACTTCACGGCGCTGGAGGCCTTCCAAGCGGATGCGGAAGCCATCGCGGCAGTGAACCGGGCGACGGGGACGACGGGGCTGATCCTGTACGCCCCCAGTGGTCCCGACCGGGCCGAGGTCAGCTTCCGGGCTTTCGGCCCCCTCAAGGGCTTTCTGGAGGACAGCGCGAGCAGCAACATGTTTGCCTGCCTGGTAGGAACGTTGGGGGCGCAGGGCAGGCTCCCCACCGATACCAACATGCTGCGGGGGGCCCAGCGGATGCCGGGTGCCCCGTCGCGCCTGACCGCGCAGTTCACGGCTGTGCCGGACGGCGCAGCCGACGTGTGGGTGGGAGGCCGGGCGGAGCGGCTGAGCCCATGA
- the lysS gene encoding homocitrate synthase — MTPETSIPLIPARSWAIIDSTLREGEQFARGNFKTGDKIEIARLLDAFGAEFIEVTTPMVGAQTQADIRQLTSLGLNAKILTHVRCHLEDVQRAVDLGVDGLDLLFGTSSFLREFSHGKSIAQIIDTASQVIGWIKHNHPGLQIRFSAEDTFRSEEADLMAVYRAVSDLGVHRVGLADTVGVATPRQVYTLVREVRKVIHAECGIEFHGHNDTGCAVSNAYEAIEAGATHIDTTVLGIGERNGITPLGGFLARMFTFDPQGLIDKYNLELLPELDRLIARLVDLPIPWNNYLTGEFAYNHKAGMHLKAIYLNPGAYEAIPPGVFGVGRRIQAASKVTGKHAIAYKARELGLHYGEDALRRVTDHIKALAEEGELDDAHLEQVLREWVRA; from the coding sequence ATGACTCCAGAAACCTCCATCCCCCTGATCCCGGCCCGTTCGTGGGCCATCATCGACTCGACGCTGCGGGAGGGCGAGCAGTTTGCGCGCGGGAACTTCAAAACGGGGGACAAGATCGAGATTGCCCGGCTCCTCGACGCTTTCGGGGCCGAGTTCATCGAGGTGACGACGCCGATGGTGGGCGCGCAGACGCAGGCCGATATCCGGCAACTGACCTCCCTCGGCCTGAACGCCAAGATCCTCACCCACGTCCGCTGCCACCTGGAGGACGTGCAGCGGGCGGTGGACCTGGGGGTGGACGGGCTGGACCTGCTGTTCGGGACCAGCAGCTTCCTGCGCGAATTCAGCCACGGCAAGAGCATCGCGCAGATCATCGACACAGCCTCGCAGGTGATCGGCTGGATCAAGCACAATCACCCTGGCCTCCAGATTCGCTTCAGCGCGGAGGACACCTTCCGCTCGGAGGAGGCGGATTTGATGGCGGTGTACCGCGCCGTCTCCGACCTGGGCGTTCACCGCGTCGGGCTGGCGGATACGGTCGGTGTGGCAACGCCCCGGCAGGTCTATACGCTGGTGCGCGAGGTTCGCAAGGTGATCCACGCGGAATGCGGCATCGAATTCCACGGGCACAACGACACCGGCTGCGCCGTCTCCAACGCCTACGAGGCCATCGAGGCGGGGGCCACCCATATCGACACGACCGTGCTGGGCATCGGGGAGCGCAACGGCATCACGCCGCTGGGGGGCTTCCTGGCGCGGATGTTCACCTTCGACCCGCAGGGATTGATCGACAAGTACAACCTGGAGCTGCTGCCCGAACTCGACCGCCTGATCGCGCGACTGGTGGACCTGCCGATTCCCTGGAACAACTACCTCACCGGCGAATTCGCCTACAACCACAAGGCGGGGATGCACCTCAAGGCGATCTACCTGAACCCCGGCGCCTACGAGGCGATTCCGCCCGGCGTCTTCGGCGTGGGCCGCCGCATCCAGGCCGCCAGCAAGGTGACGGGCAAGCACGCCATCGCGTACAAGGCCCGCGAACTGGGCCTGCACTACGGCGAGGATGCCCTGCGCCGCGTGACCGACCACATCAAGGCGCTGGCCGAGGAAGGCGAGCTGGACGACGCCCATCTGGAACAGGTGCTGCGGGAGTGGGTGCGGGCGTAG
- a CDS encoding aldo/keto reductase: protein MHERPLGRTGLLVSEIGYGAWGISGVQWLGAQDDESLAALRRYLDLGGNFIDTALAYGEGHSEELVGQVAREREGVIVATKIPPKNREWPAAPTTTADQAFPGDYVIACTEQSLANLGMDSVDVQQFHVWNDSWLGQGDWQDAVAQLKREGKIRHFGISINDHQPENGLRAVEEGVVETVQVIYNVFDQSPQDRLLDACQANGVGVIVRVALDEGSLTGNITPDTTFPDGDFRNGYFSGNRKTELHYHLRAIEADLGITTAGLPETALRFVLSHPAVSTVIVGMRSVRNVERNAALADGRGLPEGQVQKLHAHRWERNWYDPA, encoded by the coding sequence ATGCATGAGCGTCCGCTGGGCCGCACCGGCCTCCTTGTCAGCGAGATCGGCTACGGCGCCTGGGGCATCAGCGGCGTGCAGTGGCTGGGGGCCCAGGACGACGAGAGCCTGGCCGCCCTGCGCCGCTACCTCGACCTGGGCGGGAACTTCATCGACACGGCCCTGGCTTACGGCGAGGGGCACAGCGAGGAGCTGGTGGGGCAGGTCGCGCGGGAACGGGAGGGTGTGATCGTCGCCACCAAGATCCCGCCCAAAAATCGCGAGTGGCCCGCCGCCCCCACGACCACCGCCGATCAGGCCTTTCCCGGCGACTACGTGATCGCCTGTACCGAGCAAAGTCTGGCGAATCTGGGCATGGACAGTGTGGACGTGCAGCAGTTCCACGTCTGGAACGACTCCTGGCTGGGCCAGGGCGACTGGCAGGACGCCGTGGCGCAACTCAAGCGCGAGGGCAAAATCCGCCACTTCGGCATCTCCATCAACGACCACCAGCCCGAAAATGGCCTGCGGGCGGTCGAGGAGGGCGTGGTGGAGACGGTGCAGGTCATCTACAACGTCTTCGACCAGTCCCCGCAGGATCGCCTGCTGGACGCCTGCCAGGCGAACGGCGTCGGCGTGATCGTGCGCGTCGCGCTGGACGAGGGGAGCCTGACCGGGAACATCACGCCGGACACGACCTTTCCGGACGGTGACTTTCGCAACGGCTATTTCAGTGGCAACCGCAAGACCGAACTCCACTACCACCTGCGCGCCATCGAGGCTGACCTGGGCATCACGACCGCGGGGCTGCCGGAAACCGCCCTGCGCTTCGTCCTGAGCCACCCCGCCGTCAGCACCGTCATCGTGGGGATGCGGAGTGTTCGCAACGTGGAGCGCAACGCCGCCCTCGCGGACGGGCGAGGCCTCCCCGAAGGGCAGGTGCAGAAACTGCACGCCCACCGCTGGGAGCGCAACTGGTACGACCCGGCGTGA
- a CDS encoding MaoC family dehydratase → MNDDLNRPQGRYFEELTPGTVIRHRVTRTITEADNVFFTTLTMNPQPLHLDREYAAATEFGQPLVNSMLTLSLLVGLSVPELTLGTLVANLGLTDVVFPKPVFHGDTIRAESEVLEARESRSRPNAGLVTVEHRAINQRDEVVARCKRTALMQKKPSAVSR, encoded by the coding sequence ATGAACGACGACCTCAACCGCCCGCAGGGCCGCTACTTCGAGGAACTCACGCCCGGCACCGTCATTCGCCACCGGGTCACGCGCACGATCACCGAGGCGGACAACGTGTTCTTCACGACGCTGACGATGAACCCGCAGCCGCTCCACCTCGACCGCGAATACGCCGCCGCGACCGAGTTCGGGCAGCCCCTCGTGAACAGCATGCTGACCCTCAGCCTGCTGGTGGGCCTCAGCGTGCCGGAACTGACGCTGGGCACCCTGGTCGCCAACCTGGGCTTGACCGACGTGGTGTTTCCCAAGCCCGTCTTTCACGGCGACACCATCCGCGCCGAATCGGAGGTGCTGGAGGCCCGCGAGAGCCGCAGCCGCCCGAACGCGGGACTGGTGACGGTCGAACACCGGGCGATCAACCAGCGCGATGAGGTGGTGGCGCGCTGCAAGCGGACGGCGCTGATGCAGAAGAAGCCGTCAGCCGTCAGCCGTTAG
- a CDS encoding HpcH/HpaI aldolase/citrate lyase family protein, producing the protein MSAEVVRPRSVLFAPGNRADLIAKLPRSRPDAVVIDLEDAVPGTGEAKAAARPIARDAARDLIAAAPHLAVFVRVNAPHSPYFEDDLAVLTPELAGVVVPKLESAADVRLVAEALAARGLDLPILAGLETGAGVWNAREIMVPPVAWAYFGAEDYTTDLGGLRTPGNQEVLYPRSHVALAARLAGVHALDIVVTRLNDEAAFREDAVQGRALGYGGKLCIHPAQVALAHDIFGPTDADAERARRLLMAAHEAAQEGRGAFTFEGQMVDEPMLAKARATLHARGEREEG; encoded by the coding sequence ATGAGCGCGGAGGTGGTCCGCCCCCGCAGCGTGCTGTTCGCGCCGGGCAACCGCGCCGACCTGATCGCCAAGCTGCCCCGCAGTCGTCCGGATGCGGTGGTGATCGACCTGGAAGACGCCGTACCGGGGACCGGGGAAGCGAAGGCGGCCGCCCGTCCCATCGCCCGCGACGCCGCCCGCGACCTGATCGCCGCCGCGCCCCACCTCGCCGTCTTCGTGCGCGTGAATGCGCCGCACTCGCCCTACTTCGAGGACGATCTGGCCGTGCTGACGCCGGAACTCGCGGGCGTGGTCGTCCCCAAGCTGGAATCGGCGGCGGATGTGCGCCTGGTCGCGGAGGCGCTGGCGGCCCGGGGCCTTGACCTGCCCATCCTGGCGGGGCTGGAGACGGGGGCAGGGGTGTGGAATGCCCGCGAGATCATGGTGCCGCCGGTGGCCTGGGCCTACTTCGGTGCCGAGGACTACACGACCGACCTGGGGGGGCTGCGCACGCCGGGGAATCAGGAAGTGCTGTACCCCCGCTCGCACGTCGCGCTCGCCGCACGGCTGGCGGGCGTTCACGCGCTCGACATCGTGGTCACGCGCCTGAACGACGAGGCCGCCTTCCGCGAGGACGCGGTGCAGGGCCGCGCGCTCGGCTACGGCGGGAAGCTGTGCATCCACCCGGCACAGGTCGCACTGGCCCACGACATCTTCGGCCCCACCGACGCGGATGCCGAACGCGCCCGCCGCCTGCTGATGGCTGCCCACGAAGCCGCGCAGGAAGGCCGGGGTGCCTTCACCTTCGAGGGGCAGATGGTGGACGAGCCGATGCTGGCGAAGGCGCGGGCGACTTTGCACGCGCGCGGGGAGCGGGAAGAGGGGTGA
- a CDS encoding LLM class flavin-dependent oxidoreductase, translating into MTTPTLPFEPRPFELGIYTFAERTPDPATGLTVSPGQRMNDLLEEIELADQVGLDVFGVGEHHRPDYLVSAPSVVLAAAATRTRNIRLTSAVTVLGTEDPVRVYQQFATLDLISGGRAEIMAGRGSFAESFPLFLGGPPVDYDALFAEKLDLLLGVRDQEHVFWQGRSRPTLRGEGVYPRHLQKELPIWLAVGGTPSSARRAGTLGLPMALAIIGGMPERFVPFVNLFREAARAAGHDPARLPLGINSHGFIAPTSQQAADEAFPVHAAVMNRLGRERGWPPITRAHFEGDRSLRGALFVGDPQQVTEKILFQHDLFGHQRFLLQMSVGTMPHAQIMRSIELYGTEVAPAVRAEIRRRNAGTAGLQAVQNSD; encoded by the coding sequence ATGACCACCCCCACCCTGCCTTTTGAGCCTCGCCCCTTTGAACTCGGCATCTACACCTTCGCGGAACGCACACCCGACCCCGCGACTGGCCTCACCGTCAGTCCCGGGCAGCGGATGAACGACCTGCTGGAAGAGATCGAACTGGCCGATCAGGTCGGTCTGGACGTGTTCGGCGTCGGGGAACACCACCGGCCCGACTACCTCGTTTCCGCGCCGAGCGTCGTGCTGGCGGCCGCCGCCACGCGCACACGGAACATCCGCCTCACGAGTGCCGTAACCGTCCTGGGCACCGAGGACCCGGTCCGGGTCTACCAGCAGTTCGCCACGCTGGACCTGATCTCCGGGGGCCGGGCCGAGATCATGGCCGGGCGCGGGTCCTTCGCGGAGTCCTTTCCGCTGTTCCTGGGGGGACCGCCGGTGGACTACGACGCGCTGTTTGCCGAGAAGCTGGACCTGCTGCTGGGGGTCCGCGACCAGGAACACGTCTTCTGGCAGGGCCGCAGCCGCCCCACCCTGCGCGGCGAAGGCGTCTACCCGCGCCATCTGCAAAAGGAACTGCCGATCTGGCTCGCGGTCGGTGGCACGCCTTCCTCGGCCCGCCGCGCCGGAACGCTGGGCCTGCCGATGGCGCTCGCCATCATCGGCGGAATGCCGGAGCGGTTCGTCCCCTTCGTGAACCTCTTCCGTGAGGCCGCCCGCGCCGCCGGGCACGACCCGGCCCGCCTGCCCCTCGGCATCAACTCTCACGGCTTTATCGCTCCCACCTCGCAGCAGGCGGCCGACGAAGCCTTTCCGGTCCACGCCGCCGTGATGAACCGTCTCGGGCGCGAGCGGGGCTGGCCGCCGATCACCCGCGCGCACTTCGAGGGGGACCGCTCTCTGCGCGGCGCGCTGTTCGTGGGCGACCCGCAGCAGGTCACCGAGAAAATTCTCTTCCAGCACGACCTGTTCGGCCACCAGCGTTTCCTGTTGCAGATGAGCGTCGGGACCATGCCGCACGCGCAGATCATGCGGAGTATCGAACTCTACGGCACCGAGGTCGCTCCCGCCGTCCGCGCCGAGATCAGGCGCCGGAATGCCGGTACAGCCGGTCTTCAGGCCGTCCAGAACAGCGATTGA
- a CDS encoding 1,4-alpha-glucan branching enzyme — protein MSSLPLPLDHGHLQKLVTADLVRPDHLLGAHLVTENGVEGVRFAVWAPDAQHVSVVGDFNGWNGFDNPLGRLDFGFWGAFVPSARHGQRYKFRITGADGRTVDKMDPYGTFTEVRPGTASIIWRRPFEWTDDAWMGQRGPGFDRPMSIYEVHVGSWARREDGWFLNYRDLAHRLADYVTYMGYTHVELLGVMEHPFDGSWGYQVTGYYAPTSRLGAPEDFAYLVNHLHERGIGVLLDWVPGHFPTDEAGLAHFDGAPLYEYADPRKGFHFDWNTSIFDYGRNEVVMFLIGSALKWLQDFHVDGLRVDAVASMLYLDFSRTEWVPNIHGGRENLEAIAFLKRLNEVVHHMAPGCMMIAEESTAFPGVTSPTPFGLGFDYKWAMGWMNDTLYYFEQDPIYRKYHHHKLTFFNVYRTGENYILAISHDEVVHLKKSMVSKMPGDWYMQRAGYRAFLAMMWTTPGKKLLFMGQEFAQGTEWNHDEELPWYVTDIPEHRGVMNLVRRLNDLYRERPDLYVGDTWEEGQLWVSADDAESSVYAYIRRDPRPQAEGGGAWSLTVANLTPVYREKYPIGVPQGGEYRVLLSSDDGEYGGFGTQQPDLTAKEEGWNGQTHHLRLNLPPMSVLILEHVGGTPRSEDR, from the coding sequence ATGAGTTCCCTGCCTCTGCCGCTCGATCACGGCCACCTCCAGAAGCTGGTGACCGCCGACCTCGTGCGCCCGGACCACCTCCTCGGCGCGCACCTCGTCACCGAGAACGGCGTGGAGGGCGTGCGCTTCGCCGTGTGGGCGCCGGATGCCCAGCACGTCAGCGTGGTCGGGGACTTCAACGGCTGGAACGGCTTCGACAACCCGCTGGGGCGGCTGGACTTCGGGTTCTGGGGGGCCTTCGTGCCGTCGGCGCGGCACGGGCAGCGGTACAAGTTCCGCATCACCGGGGCGGACGGGCGCACCGTGGACAAGATGGACCCCTACGGCACCTTTACCGAGGTCCGGCCGGGCACGGCCAGCATCATCTGGCGCCGGCCCTTCGAGTGGACGGACGACGCCTGGATGGGGCAGCGCGGCCCCGGCTTCGACCGGCCCATGAGCATCTACGAGGTTCACGTGGGGTCCTGGGCGCGGCGGGAGGACGGCTGGTTCCTGAACTACCGCGACCTGGCGCACCGATTGGCCGACTACGTGACCTATATGGGGTACACGCACGTCGAACTGCTGGGCGTGATGGAGCACCCCTTCGACGGCTCCTGGGGCTATCAGGTGACCGGCTACTACGCGCCGACCAGCCGCCTGGGGGCGCCGGAGGACTTCGCCTACCTCGTCAACCACCTGCACGAGCGGGGTATCGGCGTCCTGCTCGACTGGGTGCCCGGCCACTTCCCGACCGACGAGGCGGGCCTCGCGCACTTCGACGGGGCGCCGCTGTACGAGTACGCCGACCCGCGCAAGGGCTTTCACTTCGACTGGAACACCTCCATCTTCGACTATGGCCGCAACGAGGTCGTGATGTTCCTGATCGGCTCGGCGCTGAAGTGGTTGCAGGACTTTCATGTGGACGGCCTGCGCGTGGACGCGGTGGCCTCGATGCTGTACCTCGATTTTTCAAGGACAGAATGGGTCCCCAACATTCACGGTGGGCGCGAGAACCTGGAAGCCATCGCCTTTCTCAAGCGGCTGAACGAGGTCGTGCATCACATGGCCCCCGGCTGCATGATGATCGCGGAGGAGAGTACGGCCTTTCCCGGCGTGACTTCCCCGACCCCTTTCGGCCTGGGCTTCGATTACAAGTGGGCGATGGGCTGGATGAACGACACGCTGTATTACTTCGAGCAGGACCCCATCTACCGCAAGTACCATCACCACAAGCTGACCTTCTTCAACGTGTACCGCACTGGGGAGAATTACATCCTGGCGATCAGCCATGACGAGGTGGTGCACCTCAAGAAGTCGATGGTGTCGAAGATGCCCGGCGACTGGTACATGCAGCGGGCGGGCTACCGCGCCTTCCTGGCGATGATGTGGACCACGCCCGGCAAGAAACTGCTGTTCATGGGTCAGGAGTTCGCCCAGGGCACCGAGTGGAACCACGACGAGGAACTGCCCTGGTACGTCACCGACATCCCCGAACACCGCGGCGTCATGAATCTGGTGCGCCGCCTGAACGATCTGTACCGCGAGCGGCCTGACCTGTACGTGGGCGACACCTGGGAAGAGGGGCAGCTCTGGGTCAGCGCCGACGACGCCGAAAGCAGCGTCTACGCCTACATCCGCCGTGACCCCCGGCCCCAGGCGGAAGGCGGCGGGGCATGGAGCCTCACCGTCGCCAACCTCACGCCCGTCTACCGCGAGAAGTACCCCATCGGCGTGCCCCAGGGCGGCGAGTACCGGGTGCTGCTCTCCAGCGACGATGGCGAATACGGCGGCTTCGGCACCCAGCAGCCCGACCTGACCGCGAAGGAGGAGGGCTGGAACGGCCAGACGCATCACCTGCGCCTGAACCTGCCGCCCATGAGCGTGCTGATTCTGGAACACGTAGGGGGCACGCCCCGCAGCGAGGACCGGTGA